The Haliotis asinina isolate JCU_RB_2024 chromosome 16, JCU_Hal_asi_v2, whole genome shotgun sequence DNA segment GTCACCAGGTACAATTTCCCATTTCAGTAGACATTCAAATTCTTTTTCAGCATGCTGAAGAAATCGCCACGATGTCTATTGATCTTCTTTCGTCAGTAAACCAAGTGAAGATCCCCAGCTACCCAAAGGAAGGACTGAAGCTCAGGATCGGAATGCACAGTGGTACGTAGTTGAATGTGAGCGCGAGTATGGCATCCAATGGGAGTACTGTACTCTTCCACTTTTACTGCAGGTGTCTTTGGAGTGAAATCATCAAGTCGTGACAGGTATTTCTATTTCGTTCGTGCCAATATACAGTTATAGTTCGTGTATCTGGAAGTAATCGATTTGTTCCGAAAGTTGGGAAGTACAAATGTTCTTGAAGTAGAGCGTTTCCGTCGAATTGAGATAGCCTCCAAGAGAGTGCTTTCTAGTCGAACCATTATTAGGGGATCAGTAAAGAGTGCCCAACCTAGAGTGCCATGGGTGTTTTCCTGACAGCAAACCCGTAAACCAGTCCCGAGTCTTGAAGAAAAACGGGATCATTTGGAATATGTGCATGTTTTTCGTGAATCGTGTCGATCAAATCAGTGTCAAAAGGGAAAGATATTTCAAGGATGTAAATAATTGGATTAGTTTAGGTAATAACGACCAGGTTAAGCATTAAAAGGAATGttacaaataacattttccACGATGCCCTCCACTTAGCCTGGGTCCACCACTTACAGAGTCAAAACTCAGCATAGAGATCACTGTAACAAAAGAAAGAAGCCTCTCTAGGATGTTAGTTTCGATAACGATCTATGTGCAGACGTTCGTATCCGCCAATAAAATGATGATAGTCTCGTAAAATTCATCACATAATCTacaattttcatatttacatttacatgcctAATCACACATTGACACTTACGAGAGGGAAGTGTCTGATCCTCCGCCACAAAGGGAACACCCTCTGTTTTACTTTTCAGGCCAACTACCTTCATTCAAGCTAGTGACTCCGAAGGAGTTGCTCTCGCCTTGCATCAATGCGTTTAGTTAGTGTATTGGTCGTTCAAAGTGCGTTGTAAGCATTTGCTAATAAAAAAACTATGCCGATTTGATATGACCCCGCTTAAGTGACCATCCATCAACAAAATTACATTAGTTTACAACAATAGTGGTTATTTTAAGATATTTGTCTTCACCAAGAAGCATCAAACAAAACACGAAATGTGACATTCTGTCCTAATGTCATAAAAAGGTGAAAACCATTCTCATTGATGAATATATTTCCAGGAAGACATATAAGAACAGGAGAATGATCAAGGGCACAGGTATTATTGATTCTTGATATGAACCTTCGTGATAATCAGCATCATTATTGTTACCGTTATGTTCAGGTTCCTGTGTTGCGGGTGTGGTGGGGATCAAGATGCCACGATACTGTCTCTTTGGAGATACAGTAAACACGGCGTCAAGGATGGAGTCGAATGGACTACGTGAGTAGTGTCTCATGTCTGTTTTCAAACTGACATAAAGTAGACCAAAACATCTTTATGCAAAAGAATTCACCGCAAAGTCCAAAATATTCTAATGCAATTACCACTACTTTATATAAATACTAGGTTTGCAATCAATACAAATTTTAACAAAGAACGTTCATTTACAGCCCACAATAGGTCGAAAGTACCCAAATTCAGTGGGTCTCTAAGGACGTACTTTGGCAGCATACAATGCAACGGCAGTAATGTCAGTGCGTTTATTAATTTAGCAACGACAGACCTTGGCTGGAGATCCAATGCAAGGAATATAGTACTGCTGAAAGGAAACTATAAAAAATTAACTGATACAACCATAATGAGTCATGTCATTCGTTCGGCGAAACAAGTTAAGGAATCCCCTAATCGTCGCAGAAACCcaaaacgtgagtgagtgaattaaagtttaacgtcacaccggcaatatttccgccatatcgtgacgagaaccattaatatcatacataatagagaatggtaaaacaatctgtcaacgaaggacagcaaaacaaccagactatcacagacagatatttaaaactagtaattaaatctaaaacaattgaACTATAGAAGACGATGCAATATAAAGACAagctatagaccgccaacagCCTAACACGTCTACCCTACCGCGGAATGCATCACAGTCTTCAAACCGACGTCGTTGATTGACATGAGCCAGGCGAGTTTGACGTTTACAGACGGGTAGGTTAAAGAATTCCGTTCAACAAGTTCGGTCTTTTGGGACTAGTGGTGTTGGGAGGGATTTCACAATGAGACTTGTGATTATTCGTGACATCATGCTCGAAGATACATGATGGAAGGTTTGCGACCAGCTGTCCTGCCATTTATTCACCTACATGGCAGTGTCAACCAACGCGAAGACTGACAAGTGACGCTAACATCGTTGTTTTGCTGTGGTTAGCATGTTGTGACATAAGAACCACAGATGTCGTCATCAAAGGGTCGACCTGTATCATATTGAAGCTTGTGGTGGTCACATCCAATACTGATTCAGCATTTTACGATGCAGGCAATATTGATTGTGATTTGTGTAGACGTTCAGACTATGATACTACGTGTCTTTCAGtgttcagtgtcagtgattTTGTATGAAGTGTAATTTGTTGTAGAATCGAGTACTGTATTGAAATCAAACAGATGGCCATTTATATACGCTTTTCTGTTCAAGTTAAGCAGACAATTTGTCCAGAGCTCTACTTTATGTTCACCACAATACACTGGTTTGGATGTAATGTGAGATGACAAAGACGAGCGCATGCACACTGTGATGAtcaaattatcattatcattgatCTCAAACTGAACGGGGCCTCCGAGCATAATAATATCGagtctttaacaccacattTGACAATAATATATTTCTGAGTAATATATGCAGAGATTTGCACTTTTACTTTATTtattacaaataaataaataaataaataaataaatgtgatATGTAACACTAGCAAAAGTATACGACAAAAGGAGTCACATGATTGAGTGACAATATATGTACGAATACCATCTTTGGCAGGGATATCCGGTAAAGTTTACGTATACGTTAAGATACAAAGGAGTATGATTGCATAATGTGTTCCCTGCATGATGTTCGTCATGTGAAGTATTTGTGTTCATTACCGTCTTCGTTTCAGCCCTCAAAATCCATATCAGCCAGGCAACACGAGATCGGCTTGTGAAAACCGACAACTATCTGATATCCGAAAGAGGAGAGATCGACATTAAGGTTAGTTTTAGTCCTCCTTACGGGTTTAATTCGCATGAGGGGTTTGAGACGTGTTTAACATAACGACGGATTGATAGTGTGCTGACAGAACTTTTCCTGGGCAGAATTAAAGTACGCCTATTCAAGTAAaggtatagtattcccagacaTTATTGAGAAATTGGTTTCGGCAAATATCTAACATGTGTGTATAAAGGTTAGAAGGTTTACTTGAATGATTATGTTGCGATATGATTTTGGTACAGTCTAAGAGTCTTTTCGGTGAGACCGCCGTGTCCTGCAACACACGACTGAATGCGCCTAGATGCACAACCGATTCAAATTTGTAGGAAATCGTGTGACAGCGTACCCCAATATTCGACCACTTCTGttttatcttcaatatttctaaatCCATTTGGTTTATTCTCTCTCTCATCACTCGCCAGACATTCTCCATAGGATCACAGTACAGATCTTGGCTGTTGTTGGGCAAGTCTGAAAAGTGAACATTTTCATACCACAACCACTGTATGTAGACTACGCTGTGTTTTGGGTCGTTATCATGCTGGAAGGGGGTGATCATATAACATGTCGTGTTCCTTCGTCAAGTTTCAAGTGAAAATACACAACGACGTCACTCCACGTGATCAAATcacaccccacatgtgaaattGCGGGTTATGCAATGAGCTTTGGTAGATATAGTTATCACGGTATTTAAATAATCACATACTTCGGAAAACACATACAGAACTTTCATCAGAAACCATTGTCCCAAATCATAATTGTGAACCATACACCAGCTTAAAAGTCTTTGTTTCATCCGTGGCGAGGGAATTCCGCACTCGTTCATCCAGTGAAGTCTTTAATTTGTAATTTTTGTCCGAGGGTTTCATTATATACCGTAGATTTACCTTTATTAATCATCTCTGATATTATCAACGGTTTTCCTTTTACCCAACACACAATCTGACCAAGTCGCCGGCGAACCGTAGCACTGAATTTCTTTCGCCTGCCTGCACCAGCCTTGTGCTCAATCTCAACTCCTAAAATGAATATTcctcaaagttctgtatactgtaggaATGTTATGTGTATTAGGTATCAGTTCTACATTAGCCCCATCCCTTTTAAAACCACCTAGAGCCAGTTTTGTTTTCTCCTCTGCTGTCGCTGTCAAATCTCCCTTGTCTACAAATGAAGCTGTCTGCTACACCAAGAGAGATAACTCTTAATGTAGTGACGTTCATTCTTAGACCTACACGAGTTGTCTCCTGTTCTGAGTGCCTAAATACATAGTACATTTATTTGTAAATCTATTATCCATTATCAAACAGATTTTCTCAATACTTTGTGTGAAAACCGTAAATACAGATGATACAGGTTGTATGCAAATGAAACAATATTGAAAATCTTCAAACATAATGATAATGTTCAGCTATCTATGTTTGTTCTTTGCAAATGATAGAATTTCTTGCAAATGAAAATCGTTGGATGTAAAACTGGCACAGCAGTTTTGTTTCACGTTAAGTAATAAGCTCAAAATGTATTAAGTCGTCAGCAAGTGAGCTATGATGCTTCATGATGACGTTGTCATGTGAAATGGTTTTCTGACGCTAAGACGATCTTTGTATCTAGTGAAATCTTCCATGTGAAAACCGCTATAACTTGGAGTAAATGATGCATTATGGTACATGTATGTGTCTCATTCCTCGTCAACGAAAGAAAATAGAACTAATGGCAGCAAAACTACAACAACGTAAAGGTATGAATTATATCTCTAGATATAACGACAATGAGCGAAATTAAAGGGTGCAAACGTGATTCGGTTGAGACAAAGTATACCAGATTGTGCATCTCTTTCTTCAGGGAAAagggaaaatgaaaacattctggCTGGACGGTCGCGTGGATATGACTCAAGCCAATGACAGCATGGTGTGCAAGTTCATACCAAAACGGAAGCGGAAGGTAAAGCAGGAGGATACAACTTCCGGTACTCTTTCCCTCAGTACTGGTATACTCAGCGAGTCAGGATCGACGGCAACTGTAGACAGTAGCTCTGAAGGGGTCGGCAAAGTGGAGATGACTGGTGACGTCGCCACTGGGAAACTCCATGACATCAAGGAAAGCGAAAAGGAAGATAAGAATACTTGTGACGTGCACAGTGCCACCTTGAAAAAGGATTTGACAGTTACggatatttccaaatttgaaacagaacaaaacatCTCCAAATCCGGTACAACACTCGGGACAGAGAAAATTAGACCCAACTTCGGAGCAGAAACACAGGGTTCTGATGTTGAAAATGTAGGTGAAAACAGTGTGGTTCCGCCAATAACTGACGATATAGTAACTTCAAAAGCGGTTAGTTCTGAGTCATCGGGAAGACGTCTAATTTATGAGACCCCAACAAAGAACTCCCTCGATCACTCTATCGATGTTCTCACAAACAACGGAGCCTTGCCGAATGCTACTGACGTCACGGTAATGCCGAATGAGGTCATGGGGACAGAGAATGGACATGTTGTAGACGCTGAAGGTACACTGGTGGCCAGGGACAGCGCGGTAGTTGTTTCTCATGATGGTTTAAAAGGACGTGGCAACGCCCACAAAATGCAATCTGATATTGTTATTACTGTAACAAGTGATGGGTGATGGCTTATATAGAGATTTCAGTTTCAGTTGCTGACCAGGAACCTCAGAAGTATCTCAGTTTGTCAAGAGAACATGCCGGTGACTAAATCTTCGAAGGATTATTGTAAATGTCCAACACAACCTCTTACTCACAATACACAACACGGTTGCACTGCGTGAGGACCATGTATGGCGTTTACATcattctggaatattgcaaaaaagtggattaaaaccacactcactaattctctattatttacaataaTGATTATAAATATGACACAACGGCGGATATTGCAACTAAAGAAAATAAGTAAATTGCAACAAGAGACAAAATGGATTTCCAGCAGTCGTGTCATGCAAAGAAGTATATAAATCGACAAATGTCATCAATCAAGCGTTGTATAAAACTCAATACAATTGTGATGAATGGTTATAGGCAACTTGTGCTTGCCGTACGAGGTAAGCAAATTGATCGGGGTGTCAGAACCGATGACTCTGTCGATAGCATGTCTTGGCACTCAATCGAAGCTGATAATGAAAATCACTAAAATGTCTGTCCCAAAATCAATTCATACCTCTGAAATATGTGCTGAACATTACATCGAAGACTATAATTATATTAATACAAAGTGAAAATGAGAAGAAGAACAGGTGACACCAGACATCTCTATGTGTCAATACTCAAGTCCATGACGTAATATTATTCCACGGATACGTATGTGAAAGAGTGGAATGATTTTCTTGCTTTCACACAAATGACTCGATCTGGTAAACGTGACGGAATTAAATGTAGAATATGGATGCCAGAGGACAGGCTATGATGTCTGCCGGAACACATTTTATATTGGGCGCAAATGGGAAATATCGAATATGGTGTTCACACCCTTCATGACAGGATGTTTAAAGGTACAAATGGTGAATTAAACATGTATTACTCATAGTGAGTGCAGTGTTGTTGACTATATGATTGTCTCATCTCCTCTTTATATCACAGATGTTGGAGTAGGTACATTTGACATGTCCTGTTACTTTCACTTGATATCAACAGTAACAGCCATCCCCGTCCGATCATACACATCACATCCTTGATGAACCAAACAGTAAAAACAGAAACAGCTAATTGGTTTCAGTTTTTTATGGAATAAAGACACTAACAATAATTTCATTACAAATTTCACTAATACCTATAATCACGTCTATCCAACTCCTACCACCATAATGAACAGTAACATTGATAGGACTATACGATATTTAGCAAACCTATTCTACCAAACTGCAGAACACAGTAAGAGACTTTACTCTGGGGTCATGAAACAAAGAAGTATTCCTCAACAACCTGGGTGGGACGATGAACTGGACAAAATTAAACAACAGAAATACACAGCATTAACGGCACACAGAGACAATAACAAGGGCACTTCTTTATTCAGAAATTTACGATCGATCTTCccaaaaaaacatttttaaagaaaaaaaagatGAGTGTTTTGGGAAACAGAACGTTAGACTACTTGAACCGAGAAAGGTCCCTGAATAATTGTGTAAAATCCGTAGTTCACGGGGTTTTTCTAACCAAAGCACAGATGAACAGAGGGTAACACTGGAACTACTCTACACCCCCTACTGCTGTACCTCCAACATGGACTCTTCATGTTCATTGAATATAACGAAAGGGTATTTGTCCTTTTTGTAAGCctagacacaagcattacataaAAAATGAATATCATGTACTATTTATTTGTAATGCCTATGATTCTCTTCAAAAAGAAATATCTAACAAAGTTCACTAAAGAACCATTTACTTACCATTCTGTCGTAAATCTTTTGCAAAGCAAAAATGATGCTGTTTTACACAATGTCACCCTGTATTTATACCATGTACAGAAATTAATAAACTCCAGGACATAGTGCTGCAAAGCTGTTTTGCGAACCTACTAAACACAAtatcagtctcattgtattaTAGAGTAGGGACTCTGTACTGAATAAATACTGTCTGTCTGCCCATCTGTCAgaattaaagaacaaacaaagaacacagaataaaacaaacatgtcgATACCACGTGTTTGCGAAACTTATAGTTTTCGTACGTAAAGTAGCCTTTTTCCTAAACACAACTAATATTCATTCACATGTCTCCGCAATATTGATGAGCACGAGCATACGatgacacgcacacacacacacaacacacacacaacacacacacacacacaacacacacacacgcacacacacacacacgcacacacagaaaCCA contains these protein-coding regions:
- the LOC137267738 gene encoding retinal guanylyl cyclase 1-like, which produces MADWIYAYSKSLEQKTSELDEEKKMTENLLYQMLPISVANKLRNNESVTAEWFDSSTIFFSDIVGFTTISARCTPMQVVEMLNNLYSLFDSRIDTYDVYKVETIGDAYMVASGLPVKNGEKHAEEIATMSIDLLSSVNQVKIPSYPKEGLKLRIGMHSGSCVAGVVGIKMPRYCLFGDTVNTASRMESNGLPLKIHISQATRDRLVKTDNYLISERGEIDIKGKGKMKTFWLDGRVDMTQANDSMVCKFIPKRKRKVKQEDTTSGTLSLSTGILSESGSTATVDSSSEGVGKVEMTGDVATGKLHDIKESEKEDKNTCDVHSATLKKDLTVTDISKFETEQNISKSGTTLGTEKIRPNFGAETQGSDVENVGENSVVPPITDDIVTSKAVSSESSGRRLIYETPTKNSLDHSIDVLTNNGALPNATDVTVMPNEVMGTENGHVVDAEGTLVARDSAVVVSHDGLKGRGNAHKMQSDIVITVTSDG